Proteins from one Clupea harengus chromosome 17, Ch_v2.0.2, whole genome shotgun sequence genomic window:
- the spice1 gene encoding spindle and centriole-associated protein 1 isoform X1, which translates to MDHIRAMSVPDSATYPCLLATTFSQMSFARPNRLQFGQGKRPTRPKKAAAPKKEWVTTVNDLTVHKATPEELSQRHESHKSHNRVVAQWELREKALRRRRRREQPPTPPRLDKYRLNLIREVFSDQYTLQDVLARSDRAMSVVKDLFGDAPRRQTGFPSVTVAPGGGSGPELPVLQRPDPPTQLSILSQSMMDPQALNELEQEYSDEEPDSSFNSPSDPQRCRFRGPSQKTKSDPERPERLDNHSPPQTPCNPKASQDQAALNATVAVERLQSRQPQPESGRSSTLVTQVLNSDSPPPCSGKKNRASRSCRGRSAASGLDGSSLSSLNGNQSSLELLQSMLGQVETELDSLDPQEPTSVPGPHRANQSLTGFSVALVSTIGRLARHLRQRDEQAQKEAQERRRLEEVLVDQRVLIDALTSEMLNLRDESAALQVGVQQRMTDLEERLDTVVLALGDLGPFEGGPEPQVSYVPVSQPPVKPPPEPPSISPAVLLSPPRQRDSQASYNRGEVCGVPLPYEASSASGSHRGSQEELDRSSSCSFASVLCPTPLMEPSLGLLPPSQDVVQAQIAKLAQQNVQMRDQLEQRRISPAGSYSSREQTSGRSSPASLSRQRTAPPSGHQPQVQQVVQCGQAAHPRATHMEERLLELSRQSAAARSRLLELIDQQRQNTSMQASPCISPIPVHSDIESPSTVTSRTPEVAMLVPERDSCSQSSGGSIRSAGVSAQHLNGVDGHRQRPQVERPRGDGWFALSAHVQ; encoded by the exons GTTTACTTGCTACAACATTCAGCCAGATGTCTTTCGCGAGACCGAATCGTCTTCAATTTGGCCAAGGAAAACGTCCAACTCGCCCCAAGAAGGCAGCAGCTCCTAAGAAAGAATGGGTG ACCACAGTCAATGACCTCACTGTGCACAAAGCTACACCAGAAGAACTG TCTCAGCGCCACGAGAGCCACAAGTCCCACAACCGTGTGGTTGCCCAGTGGGAACTGAGGGAGAAGGCTCTGAGACGtcggaggagaagagaacagccaccaacaccaccaagaCTGGACAAGTACCGTCTCAACCTCATTAGAGAG GTGTTCTCAGACCAGTACACACTGCAGGATGTTCTTGCCAGGTCAGACCGAGCTATGTCTGTGGTCAAGGACCTGTTTGGCGATGCTCCACGCAGGCAAACAG ggTTCCCTAGCGTCACTGTGGCACCAGGTGGTGGTAGTGGCCCAGAGTTGCCTGTGTTGCAGAGACCTGATCCCCCAACCCAGCTGTCCATCCTCAGCCAGTCTATGATGGACCCACAG GCCTTAAATGAACTTGAGCAAGAGTACAGTGATGAAGAACCTGACTCTAGCTTCAACTCCCCAAGTGACCCACAACG TTGCAGATTTAGAGGCCCGTCTCAAAAGACTAAGAGTGACCCTGAGAGACCTGAGAGGCTGGACAACCATAGCCCTCCACAAACACCCTGTAACCCGAAAGCATCTCAAGACCAAGCAG CCCTGAATGCCACAGTGGCTGTTGAGCGTTTGCAGTCCAGGCAGCCGCAGCCAGAGTCAGGCCGATCGTCCACACTGGTGACTCAGGTGCTAAACTCTGACTCTCCACCTCCATGCTCAG GCAAGAAGAACAGGGCCTCCAGGTCATGTAGGGGGCGCTCTGCTGCATCAGGGCTGGACGGCTCAAGTCTCAGCTCCCTGAACGGGAACCAGAGTAGCCTGGAGCTGctgcaaagcatgctgggacaggtagagacagagctggACTCACTTGACCCTCAAGAGCCCACATCTGTTCCGGGGCCCCACAGGGCCAACCAGAGTCTTACAGGCTTCTCCGTGGCTCTGGTGTCTACTATTGGCCGGCTGGCTCGCCACCTCAGACAG AGGGACGAGCAGGCCCAGAAGGAGGcccaagagaggaggagactaGAGGAGGTGCTGGTGGATCAGAGAGTGCTCATTGATGCCCTGACGTCTGAAATGCTTAATCTGAGAGATGAGAGCGCCGCCCTGCAG GTTGGCGTGCAGCAGCGCATGACTGATCTGGAAGAGCGTCTGGACACCGTGGTTCTGGCCCTGGGTGATCTGGGGCCTTTCGAGGGAGGACCAGAGCCTCAGGTCTCTTATGTCCCAG TCTCCCAGCCCCCAGTGAAGCCCCCACCTGAgcctccatccatctcccccGCAGTGCTGCTCTCGCCCCCCCGGCAGAGGGACAGCCAGGCCTCCTAcaacagag GagaagtgtgtggtgtgccGCTGCCGTACGAGGCCTCCTCTGCGTCAGGGAGTCACAGAGGCTCACAGGAGGAACTGGATcgctcctcttcctgctccttcGCCAGCGTGCTCTGCCCCACCCCACTGATGGAACCCTCCCTCGGCCTCCTCCCACCTTCCCAAGATGTGGTTCAGGCCCAGATCGCCAAGCTGGCCCAACAGAACGTCCAGATGCGGGACCAGCTGGAGCAGAGGCGCATATCTCCAGCTGGGTCATACTCCTCCAGAGAACAGACTTCTGGGAGATCCTCACCAGCCAGCCTGTCAAGGCAGAGAACAGCACCACCATCTGGGCATCAGCCACAGGTGCAACAG GTGGTCCAATGCGGTCAGGCAGCACACCCCAGAGCGACTCATATGGAAGAGCGCCTCTTGGAGTTGAGTCGGCAGAGTGCAGCAGCACGCAGTAGACTGCTGGAGCTCATCGACCAGCAGAGACAGAACACCTCTATGCAGGCGTCCCCCTGCATCTCCCCCATCCCGGTCCACTCTGATATCGAAAGTCCTTCCACAG TTACTTCAAGGACCCCAGAGGTGGCCATGTTGGTGCCTGAGAGGGACTCTTGCTCTCAGTCCAGTGGTGGTAGCATAAG ATCTGCAGGAGTCTCAGCACAACATCTCAACGGAGTAGACGGCCATAGGCAGAGACCTCAG gTGGAGAGGCCAAGGGGAGATGGCTGGTTTGCACTGTCCGCTCACGTCCAGTAA
- the spice1 gene encoding spindle and centriole-associated protein 1 isoform X2, translated as MDHIRAMSVPDSATYPCLLATTFSQMSFARPNRLQFGQGKRPTRPKKAAAPKKEWVTTVNDLTVHKATPEELSQRHESHKSHNRVVAQWELREKALRRRRRREQPPTPPRLDKYRLNLIREVFSDQYTLQDVLARSDRAMSVVKDLFGDAPRRQTGFPSVTVAPGGGSGPELPVLQRPDPPTQLSILSQSMMDPQALNELEQEYSDEEPDSSFNSPSDPQRFRGPSQKTKSDPERPERLDNHSPPQTPCNPKASQDQAALNATVAVERLQSRQPQPESGRSSTLVTQVLNSDSPPPCSGKKNRASRSCRGRSAASGLDGSSLSSLNGNQSSLELLQSMLGQVETELDSLDPQEPTSVPGPHRANQSLTGFSVALVSTIGRLARHLRQRDEQAQKEAQERRRLEEVLVDQRVLIDALTSEMLNLRDESAALQVGVQQRMTDLEERLDTVVLALGDLGPFEGGPEPQVSYVPVSQPPVKPPPEPPSISPAVLLSPPRQRDSQASYNRGEVCGVPLPYEASSASGSHRGSQEELDRSSSCSFASVLCPTPLMEPSLGLLPPSQDVVQAQIAKLAQQNVQMRDQLEQRRISPAGSYSSREQTSGRSSPASLSRQRTAPPSGHQPQVQQVVQCGQAAHPRATHMEERLLELSRQSAAARSRLLELIDQQRQNTSMQASPCISPIPVHSDIESPSTVTSRTPEVAMLVPERDSCSQSSGGSIRSAGVSAQHLNGVDGHRQRPQVERPRGDGWFALSAHVQ; from the exons GTTTACTTGCTACAACATTCAGCCAGATGTCTTTCGCGAGACCGAATCGTCTTCAATTTGGCCAAGGAAAACGTCCAACTCGCCCCAAGAAGGCAGCAGCTCCTAAGAAAGAATGGGTG ACCACAGTCAATGACCTCACTGTGCACAAAGCTACACCAGAAGAACTG TCTCAGCGCCACGAGAGCCACAAGTCCCACAACCGTGTGGTTGCCCAGTGGGAACTGAGGGAGAAGGCTCTGAGACGtcggaggagaagagaacagccaccaacaccaccaagaCTGGACAAGTACCGTCTCAACCTCATTAGAGAG GTGTTCTCAGACCAGTACACACTGCAGGATGTTCTTGCCAGGTCAGACCGAGCTATGTCTGTGGTCAAGGACCTGTTTGGCGATGCTCCACGCAGGCAAACAG ggTTCCCTAGCGTCACTGTGGCACCAGGTGGTGGTAGTGGCCCAGAGTTGCCTGTGTTGCAGAGACCTGATCCCCCAACCCAGCTGTCCATCCTCAGCCAGTCTATGATGGACCCACAG GCCTTAAATGAACTTGAGCAAGAGTACAGTGATGAAGAACCTGACTCTAGCTTCAACTCCCCAAGTGACCCACAACG ATTTAGAGGCCCGTCTCAAAAGACTAAGAGTGACCCTGAGAGACCTGAGAGGCTGGACAACCATAGCCCTCCACAAACACCCTGTAACCCGAAAGCATCTCAAGACCAAGCAG CCCTGAATGCCACAGTGGCTGTTGAGCGTTTGCAGTCCAGGCAGCCGCAGCCAGAGTCAGGCCGATCGTCCACACTGGTGACTCAGGTGCTAAACTCTGACTCTCCACCTCCATGCTCAG GCAAGAAGAACAGGGCCTCCAGGTCATGTAGGGGGCGCTCTGCTGCATCAGGGCTGGACGGCTCAAGTCTCAGCTCCCTGAACGGGAACCAGAGTAGCCTGGAGCTGctgcaaagcatgctgggacaggtagagacagagctggACTCACTTGACCCTCAAGAGCCCACATCTGTTCCGGGGCCCCACAGGGCCAACCAGAGTCTTACAGGCTTCTCCGTGGCTCTGGTGTCTACTATTGGCCGGCTGGCTCGCCACCTCAGACAG AGGGACGAGCAGGCCCAGAAGGAGGcccaagagaggaggagactaGAGGAGGTGCTGGTGGATCAGAGAGTGCTCATTGATGCCCTGACGTCTGAAATGCTTAATCTGAGAGATGAGAGCGCCGCCCTGCAG GTTGGCGTGCAGCAGCGCATGACTGATCTGGAAGAGCGTCTGGACACCGTGGTTCTGGCCCTGGGTGATCTGGGGCCTTTCGAGGGAGGACCAGAGCCTCAGGTCTCTTATGTCCCAG TCTCCCAGCCCCCAGTGAAGCCCCCACCTGAgcctccatccatctcccccGCAGTGCTGCTCTCGCCCCCCCGGCAGAGGGACAGCCAGGCCTCCTAcaacagag GagaagtgtgtggtgtgccGCTGCCGTACGAGGCCTCCTCTGCGTCAGGGAGTCACAGAGGCTCACAGGAGGAACTGGATcgctcctcttcctgctccttcGCCAGCGTGCTCTGCCCCACCCCACTGATGGAACCCTCCCTCGGCCTCCTCCCACCTTCCCAAGATGTGGTTCAGGCCCAGATCGCCAAGCTGGCCCAACAGAACGTCCAGATGCGGGACCAGCTGGAGCAGAGGCGCATATCTCCAGCTGGGTCATACTCCTCCAGAGAACAGACTTCTGGGAGATCCTCACCAGCCAGCCTGTCAAGGCAGAGAACAGCACCACCATCTGGGCATCAGCCACAGGTGCAACAG GTGGTCCAATGCGGTCAGGCAGCACACCCCAGAGCGACTCATATGGAAGAGCGCCTCTTGGAGTTGAGTCGGCAGAGTGCAGCAGCACGCAGTAGACTGCTGGAGCTCATCGACCAGCAGAGACAGAACACCTCTATGCAGGCGTCCCCCTGCATCTCCCCCATCCCGGTCCACTCTGATATCGAAAGTCCTTCCACAG TTACTTCAAGGACCCCAGAGGTGGCCATGTTGGTGCCTGAGAGGGACTCTTGCTCTCAGTCCAGTGGTGGTAGCATAAG ATCTGCAGGAGTCTCAGCACAACATCTCAACGGAGTAGACGGCCATAGGCAGAGACCTCAG gTGGAGAGGCCAAGGGGAGATGGCTGGTTTGCACTGTCCGCTCACGTCCAGTAA
- the spice1 gene encoding spindle and centriole-associated protein 1 isoform X3 — protein MSFARPNRLQFGQGKRPTRPKKAAAPKKEWVTTVNDLTVHKATPEELSQRHESHKSHNRVVAQWELREKALRRRRRREQPPTPPRLDKYRLNLIREVFSDQYTLQDVLARSDRAMSVVKDLFGDAPRRQTGFPSVTVAPGGGSGPELPVLQRPDPPTQLSILSQSMMDPQALNELEQEYSDEEPDSSFNSPSDPQRCRFRGPSQKTKSDPERPERLDNHSPPQTPCNPKASQDQAALNATVAVERLQSRQPQPESGRSSTLVTQVLNSDSPPPCSGKKNRASRSCRGRSAASGLDGSSLSSLNGNQSSLELLQSMLGQVETELDSLDPQEPTSVPGPHRANQSLTGFSVALVSTIGRLARHLRQRDEQAQKEAQERRRLEEVLVDQRVLIDALTSEMLNLRDESAALQVGVQQRMTDLEERLDTVVLALGDLGPFEGGPEPQVSYVPVSQPPVKPPPEPPSISPAVLLSPPRQRDSQASYNRGEVCGVPLPYEASSASGSHRGSQEELDRSSSCSFASVLCPTPLMEPSLGLLPPSQDVVQAQIAKLAQQNVQMRDQLEQRRISPAGSYSSREQTSGRSSPASLSRQRTAPPSGHQPQVQQVVQCGQAAHPRATHMEERLLELSRQSAAARSRLLELIDQQRQNTSMQASPCISPIPVHSDIESPSTVTSRTPEVAMLVPERDSCSQSSGGSIRSAGVSAQHLNGVDGHRQRPQVERPRGDGWFALSAHVQ, from the exons ATGTCTTTCGCGAGACCGAATCGTCTTCAATTTGGCCAAGGAAAACGTCCAACTCGCCCCAAGAAGGCAGCAGCTCCTAAGAAAGAATGGGTG ACCACAGTCAATGACCTCACTGTGCACAAAGCTACACCAGAAGAACTG TCTCAGCGCCACGAGAGCCACAAGTCCCACAACCGTGTGGTTGCCCAGTGGGAACTGAGGGAGAAGGCTCTGAGACGtcggaggagaagagaacagccaccaacaccaccaagaCTGGACAAGTACCGTCTCAACCTCATTAGAGAG GTGTTCTCAGACCAGTACACACTGCAGGATGTTCTTGCCAGGTCAGACCGAGCTATGTCTGTGGTCAAGGACCTGTTTGGCGATGCTCCACGCAGGCAAACAG ggTTCCCTAGCGTCACTGTGGCACCAGGTGGTGGTAGTGGCCCAGAGTTGCCTGTGTTGCAGAGACCTGATCCCCCAACCCAGCTGTCCATCCTCAGCCAGTCTATGATGGACCCACAG GCCTTAAATGAACTTGAGCAAGAGTACAGTGATGAAGAACCTGACTCTAGCTTCAACTCCCCAAGTGACCCACAACG TTGCAGATTTAGAGGCCCGTCTCAAAAGACTAAGAGTGACCCTGAGAGACCTGAGAGGCTGGACAACCATAGCCCTCCACAAACACCCTGTAACCCGAAAGCATCTCAAGACCAAGCAG CCCTGAATGCCACAGTGGCTGTTGAGCGTTTGCAGTCCAGGCAGCCGCAGCCAGAGTCAGGCCGATCGTCCACACTGGTGACTCAGGTGCTAAACTCTGACTCTCCACCTCCATGCTCAG GCAAGAAGAACAGGGCCTCCAGGTCATGTAGGGGGCGCTCTGCTGCATCAGGGCTGGACGGCTCAAGTCTCAGCTCCCTGAACGGGAACCAGAGTAGCCTGGAGCTGctgcaaagcatgctgggacaggtagagacagagctggACTCACTTGACCCTCAAGAGCCCACATCTGTTCCGGGGCCCCACAGGGCCAACCAGAGTCTTACAGGCTTCTCCGTGGCTCTGGTGTCTACTATTGGCCGGCTGGCTCGCCACCTCAGACAG AGGGACGAGCAGGCCCAGAAGGAGGcccaagagaggaggagactaGAGGAGGTGCTGGTGGATCAGAGAGTGCTCATTGATGCCCTGACGTCTGAAATGCTTAATCTGAGAGATGAGAGCGCCGCCCTGCAG GTTGGCGTGCAGCAGCGCATGACTGATCTGGAAGAGCGTCTGGACACCGTGGTTCTGGCCCTGGGTGATCTGGGGCCTTTCGAGGGAGGACCAGAGCCTCAGGTCTCTTATGTCCCAG TCTCCCAGCCCCCAGTGAAGCCCCCACCTGAgcctccatccatctcccccGCAGTGCTGCTCTCGCCCCCCCGGCAGAGGGACAGCCAGGCCTCCTAcaacagag GagaagtgtgtggtgtgccGCTGCCGTACGAGGCCTCCTCTGCGTCAGGGAGTCACAGAGGCTCACAGGAGGAACTGGATcgctcctcttcctgctccttcGCCAGCGTGCTCTGCCCCACCCCACTGATGGAACCCTCCCTCGGCCTCCTCCCACCTTCCCAAGATGTGGTTCAGGCCCAGATCGCCAAGCTGGCCCAACAGAACGTCCAGATGCGGGACCAGCTGGAGCAGAGGCGCATATCTCCAGCTGGGTCATACTCCTCCAGAGAACAGACTTCTGGGAGATCCTCACCAGCCAGCCTGTCAAGGCAGAGAACAGCACCACCATCTGGGCATCAGCCACAGGTGCAACAG GTGGTCCAATGCGGTCAGGCAGCACACCCCAGAGCGACTCATATGGAAGAGCGCCTCTTGGAGTTGAGTCGGCAGAGTGCAGCAGCACGCAGTAGACTGCTGGAGCTCATCGACCAGCAGAGACAGAACACCTCTATGCAGGCGTCCCCCTGCATCTCCCCCATCCCGGTCCACTCTGATATCGAAAGTCCTTCCACAG TTACTTCAAGGACCCCAGAGGTGGCCATGTTGGTGCCTGAGAGGGACTCTTGCTCTCAGTCCAGTGGTGGTAGCATAAG ATCTGCAGGAGTCTCAGCACAACATCTCAACGGAGTAGACGGCCATAGGCAGAGACCTCAG gTGGAGAGGCCAAGGGGAGATGGCTGGTTTGCACTGTCCGCTCACGTCCAGTAA
- the LOC105890096 gene encoding uncharacterized protein LOC105890096 isoform X1, which yields MMDSLARNTSSENPGMRQPVKAHLLASQELLVESLYNLAPLLDCALACGLLSQDNYHEVKAEKTPPNRARKLLEVVHAQMDEGGASCFLECLKRCKHHYPRLRSWLCHDAAIQRGPTEHRLQAQCSELCARLGHSVLPVSLALFSAGTVTQFELDQVQSATTLYQQAQKLLTICLSKGESACMAFYSALDREDENLADEIRTGGLPEALPVLSVESESDAQNVAIALVDTSIATAETGPESGVLQEVLDQLGVVSGLETRLNVYELGAMLGLPRWSVRKALLDEVGVGDGAQVEVMVDLFLQKTQDAPLLVSRVRQCNIQRAQLSERGCLLLKLLQEADALLHRRDFLQAGGHACFGEHKDMVETIFCFLLWDCMAQILEVPTSEPGRTVLGYVAELRVSEVVDVYLLQELEECLREGGAEALGQSVRALAQILRDLNPLQDCLHLSAPQEGIYSCRPSQLHRVTSFHGLPARVIRKAGGSSGVVFDPDVHSLPRQYREVCLRVLRLLERVCPGGSSVELQNAAEATITQHLKFTLSQEVFNIEVFDAGVRHRLLGILEFSPGQLGLQSLMQLHLETLSGLERYLQQGEHHSFQMVLESVRMFGGVQLCYVERTRGPVAIDHSMEVVFHFVTSEPASFLVRICCCGYERGHRFEVHNPRCVCLSQLDWASLKDMQGDTDGIVLTEHGGSVWVREGSVGWMDKLQAVMQTNSWPLNDQGCCFKVTSCRSECEIKFIYRNGQISASTVTNCDVL from the exons ATGATGGATTCCTTAGCAAGAAATACAAGTTCAG AGAATCCAGGAATGAGGCAGCCAGTCAAGGCCCATCTCCTGGCCTCCCAGGAGCTTCTAGTCGAGTCCCTGTACAACCTCGCCCCTCTACTGGACTGTGCCCTGGCCTGTGGGCTACTCTCTCAGGACAACTACCACGAGGTGAAGGCAGAGAAGACGCCCCCCAACAGGGCGCGGAAGTTGCTGGAGGTGGTGCATGCACAGATGGATGAGGGGGGTGCCTCCTGCTTCCTTGAGTGCTTGAAACGATGCAAACATCACTACCCTCGCCTTCGCTCTTGGCTATGTCATGACGCAG CTATCCAGCGTGGACCAACAG AGCACCGACTTCAGGCCCAGTGCTCAGAGCTGTGTGCTCGCCTGGGCCACTCCGTCCTGCCTGTCTCCCTGGCTCTGTTTTCGGCTGGCACCGTGACCCAGTTTGAGCTCGACCAGGTCCAGTCAGCCACCACCCTCTACCAGCAAGCTCAGAAGCTGCTGACTATCTGTCTTTCCAAGGGAGAGAGTGCCTGCATGGCTTTTTACAGTGCTCTGGACCGAGAAGATGAGAACCTGGCAGACGAGATCAGGA CTGGTGGTTTGCCTGAAGCTCTTCCTGTTCTATCAGTGGAAAGTGAATCTGATGCCCAAAATGTAGCAATAGCTTTAGTGGACACCAGTATTGCTACTGCAGAGACGGGGCCTGAGTCAG GTGTACTACAAGAAGTGCTGGACCAGCTTGGTGTTGTCAGTGGATTGGAGACCAGGTTGAATGTCTATGAGCTGGGTGCCATGCTGGGTCTGCCCCGCTGGTCGGTCAGGAAGGCCCTGCTggatgaggtgggggtgggggatggggctCAGGTGGAAGTGATGGTGGATCTCTTCCTCCAGAAGACCCAAGATGCACCACTTTTAGTCAGCAGAGTCCGGCAGTGCAATATTCAGA GAGCACAGCTGTCTGAGAGGGGTTGCCTATTGCTCAAGCTCCTCCAGGAAGCTGATGCTTTGCTCCACCGCAGGGACTTCCTGCAGGCCGGGGGCCACGCCTGCTTTGGGGAGCACAAAGACATGGTGGAGACCATCTTCTGCTTCTTGCTTTGGGACTGCATGGCACAGATCCTGGAGGTGCCTACCTCTGAGCCGGGCAGGACCGTGCTGGGATACGTGGCTGAGTTACGGGTCAGTGAAGTGGTGGATGTTTACTTGCTCCAGGAGTTGGAGGAGTGCCTTAGAGAGGGAGGGGCCGAGGCCTTAGGACAGAGTGTTCGAGCGCTGGCCCAGATCCTACGGGACCTCAACCCCCTACAGGACTGTCTCCACCTCTCTGCTCCCCAAGAAGGAATATACTCCTGCCGTCCAAGCCAACTTCACAGGGTCACAAGCTTCCATGGTCTGCCGGCTCGGGTCATTCGCAAAGCAGGTGGAAGTAGTGGGGTCGTGTTTGACCCAGACGTGCATTCACTGCCCAGACAGTACAGAgaggtgtgtctgagggtgctGAGGTTGCTGGAGCGAGTGTGCCCAGGCGGGAGCTCTGTTGAACTTCAGAATGCTGctgaggccaccatcacccagCATCTCAAATTCACTTTGTCCCAGGAGGTGTTTAACATTGAGGTCTTTGATGCTGGGGTTCGGCACCGTTTGCTGGGGATTCTGGAGTTCAGCCCTGGACAGCTGGGACTGCAGTCACTAATGCAGTTACACCTTGAGACGCTATCGGGACTTGAGCGCTACCTGCAGCAAGGTGAGCACCACAGCTTCCAAATGGTTCTGGAATCTGTGCGAATGTTCGGAGGGGTACAGCTGTGTTACGTGGAGCGCACTAGAGGGCCGGTTGCCATAGACCACAGCATGGAGGTGGTGTTCCACTTTGTGACATCAGAGCCAGCCTCCTTCCTAGTCAGGATTTGTTGCTGTGGCTACGAAAGGGGGCATCGCTTTGAGGTGCACAAcccacggtgtgtgtgtctttctcagcTGGACTGGGCAAGCCTAAAGGATATGCAAGGGGACACAGATGGGATAGTTCTAACAGAACACGGAggcagtgtgtgggtgagagaggggagtgtgggCTGGATGGACAAACTACAGGCCGTAATGCAAACAAACAGTTGGCCACTGAATGACCAAGGCTGCTGCTTCAAGGTCACCAGCTGTAGGTCAGAATGTGAGATCAAGTTCATCTATAGAAATGGACAGATATCAGCCAGTACTGTTACAAACTGTGATGTCCTATAA
- the LOC105890096 gene encoding uncharacterized protein LOC105890096 isoform X2: protein MMDSLARNTSSENPGMRQPVKAHLLASQELLVESLYNLAPLLDCALACGLLSQDNYHEVKAEKTPPNRARKLLEVVHAQMDEGGASCFLECLKRCKHHYPRLRSWLCHDAAIQRGPTEHRLQAQCSELCARLGHSVLPVSLALFSAGTVTQFELDQVQSATTLYQQAQKLLTICLSKGESACMAFYSALDREDENLADEIRTGGLPEALPVLSVESESDAQNVAIALVDTSIATAETGPESGAQLSERGCLLLKLLQEADALLHRRDFLQAGGHACFGEHKDMVETIFCFLLWDCMAQILEVPTSEPGRTVLGYVAELRVSEVVDVYLLQELEECLREGGAEALGQSVRALAQILRDLNPLQDCLHLSAPQEGIYSCRPSQLHRVTSFHGLPARVIRKAGGSSGVVFDPDVHSLPRQYREVCLRVLRLLERVCPGGSSVELQNAAEATITQHLKFTLSQEVFNIEVFDAGVRHRLLGILEFSPGQLGLQSLMQLHLETLSGLERYLQQGEHHSFQMVLESVRMFGGVQLCYVERTRGPVAIDHSMEVVFHFVTSEPASFLVRICCCGYERGHRFEVHNPRCVCLSQLDWASLKDMQGDTDGIVLTEHGGSVWVREGSVGWMDKLQAVMQTNSWPLNDQGCCFKVTSCRSECEIKFIYRNGQISASTVTNCDVL from the exons ATGATGGATTCCTTAGCAAGAAATACAAGTTCAG AGAATCCAGGAATGAGGCAGCCAGTCAAGGCCCATCTCCTGGCCTCCCAGGAGCTTCTAGTCGAGTCCCTGTACAACCTCGCCCCTCTACTGGACTGTGCCCTGGCCTGTGGGCTACTCTCTCAGGACAACTACCACGAGGTGAAGGCAGAGAAGACGCCCCCCAACAGGGCGCGGAAGTTGCTGGAGGTGGTGCATGCACAGATGGATGAGGGGGGTGCCTCCTGCTTCCTTGAGTGCTTGAAACGATGCAAACATCACTACCCTCGCCTTCGCTCTTGGCTATGTCATGACGCAG CTATCCAGCGTGGACCAACAG AGCACCGACTTCAGGCCCAGTGCTCAGAGCTGTGTGCTCGCCTGGGCCACTCCGTCCTGCCTGTCTCCCTGGCTCTGTTTTCGGCTGGCACCGTGACCCAGTTTGAGCTCGACCAGGTCCAGTCAGCCACCACCCTCTACCAGCAAGCTCAGAAGCTGCTGACTATCTGTCTTTCCAAGGGAGAGAGTGCCTGCATGGCTTTTTACAGTGCTCTGGACCGAGAAGATGAGAACCTGGCAGACGAGATCAGGA CTGGTGGTTTGCCTGAAGCTCTTCCTGTTCTATCAGTGGAAAGTGAATCTGATGCCCAAAATGTAGCAATAGCTTTAGTGGACACCAGTATTGCTACTGCAGAGACGGGGCCTGAGTCAG GAGCACAGCTGTCTGAGAGGGGTTGCCTATTGCTCAAGCTCCTCCAGGAAGCTGATGCTTTGCTCCACCGCAGGGACTTCCTGCAGGCCGGGGGCCACGCCTGCTTTGGGGAGCACAAAGACATGGTGGAGACCATCTTCTGCTTCTTGCTTTGGGACTGCATGGCACAGATCCTGGAGGTGCCTACCTCTGAGCCGGGCAGGACCGTGCTGGGATACGTGGCTGAGTTACGGGTCAGTGAAGTGGTGGATGTTTACTTGCTCCAGGAGTTGGAGGAGTGCCTTAGAGAGGGAGGGGCCGAGGCCTTAGGACAGAGTGTTCGAGCGCTGGCCCAGATCCTACGGGACCTCAACCCCCTACAGGACTGTCTCCACCTCTCTGCTCCCCAAGAAGGAATATACTCCTGCCGTCCAAGCCAACTTCACAGGGTCACAAGCTTCCATGGTCTGCCGGCTCGGGTCATTCGCAAAGCAGGTGGAAGTAGTGGGGTCGTGTTTGACCCAGACGTGCATTCACTGCCCAGACAGTACAGAgaggtgtgtctgagggtgctGAGGTTGCTGGAGCGAGTGTGCCCAGGCGGGAGCTCTGTTGAACTTCAGAATGCTGctgaggccaccatcacccagCATCTCAAATTCACTTTGTCCCAGGAGGTGTTTAACATTGAGGTCTTTGATGCTGGGGTTCGGCACCGTTTGCTGGGGATTCTGGAGTTCAGCCCTGGACAGCTGGGACTGCAGTCACTAATGCAGTTACACCTTGAGACGCTATCGGGACTTGAGCGCTACCTGCAGCAAGGTGAGCACCACAGCTTCCAAATGGTTCTGGAATCTGTGCGAATGTTCGGAGGGGTACAGCTGTGTTACGTGGAGCGCACTAGAGGGCCGGTTGCCATAGACCACAGCATGGAGGTGGTGTTCCACTTTGTGACATCAGAGCCAGCCTCCTTCCTAGTCAGGATTTGTTGCTGTGGCTACGAAAGGGGGCATCGCTTTGAGGTGCACAAcccacggtgtgtgtgtctttctcagcTGGACTGGGCAAGCCTAAAGGATATGCAAGGGGACACAGATGGGATAGTTCTAACAGAACACGGAggcagtgtgtgggtgagagaggggagtgtgggCTGGATGGACAAACTACAGGCCGTAATGCAAACAAACAGTTGGCCACTGAATGACCAAGGCTGCTGCTTCAAGGTCACCAGCTGTAGGTCAGAATGTGAGATCAAGTTCATCTATAGAAATGGACAGATATCAGCCAGTACTGTTACAAACTGTGATGTCCTATAA